TGGGGGACGCCGACCCGGACTTCGACGCGGTCGAGGCGCTCGCCGACGAGGTGGGCGCGGCGGGCGTCTACGCGTTCTCCTTCGACGCGCTGGACGGCGACGCGACGATTCACGGGCGCGCGTGGGTGCCGGGCGCCGGCATCGACGAGGACCCCGTGACGGGGACGGCCAGCGGCGCGGCGGGCGCGTACCTCTGGCACTTCGACGCGTTCGGCGGCGACATGGCGGCGGAGATGGTGTTCGAGCAGGGCCACTTCGTGGACCGTCCGGGCCGCGTGCGCGTCCGGGCGGCGGACGGCGGCGCGCCGGCGGTCGGCGGCACCGCCGTGGAGACGTTCGACGGGACACTCCGGGTGCCAAAGCGAGAAGACGACGAGATTCTGGAGGGTTAGTTCTCGGCTTCGCTGAAGTCGAAGGCGTCGTCGTCGCGGAGTTTCCGGAGTTCGCGGTTGACCGACTGGAGGTCCGTCTGCATGTCCGAGAGGCGGTCGTCGAGCACGCTCACGATGTCACTTTTCACGCGCTGGGTGTCGAACGTCTCGGCGAGCGCCTCCTCGTGGGCGGCGGTGAGCGTCTTGTACAGCGCCCACGCCTTCCCGAATCGGTAGACTGCGATGCCGACGACGGCGACGGCGATGCCGGGCGCCGCCGCCGAGACGAACGCGCCGACCGAGTCGGTGTCGAGGGCGGGTTCGGCGAGCATCGCGCCCGCCGCGGCGATGCCGAGGCCGACCACCGCGAACAGCGTCGTCACGGCGAAGTACTTGCCTGCGTGGACTGCGGAGCGTTTGGCGTCCATGCGCGGCCCGAGGGAAGCCGGCGGCTAAAATCCTCCGACGATATCGGCTTACTCGAATCCGAGTTGCGATGTTTCGAGGCGTGTACCGTTCGCAATCTTCTTATGCGCTATCTCGGACTATCTACGTGCCACATGGCTGTACGCTGGCTGGAGGACATACGGGCCGACGACATCGACAGTGTCGGCGGCAAAGGGGCATCGCTCGGCGAACTCACGGACGCCGGGCTTCCCGTCCCGCCGGGGTTCGTCGTGACCGCCGGTACGTACCGCTCGTTCATCGAAGAAGCCGGCATCGACGACGACCTGTTCGCCGCCGTCGACGTCGACCCCGAGGACTCGGCCGCGCTCGCCGACGCCGAAGCGCGCGCCAAAGACCTCATCCTGAACACCGAACTCCCCGAGTCGATTCGCGACGACATCCTCTCCTCGTACGACGAACTGGACGACGGCGAGGCGTTCGTCGCGGTCCGGTCGTCCGCGACCGCAGAGGACCTCCCGGACGCGAGTTTCGCGGGCCAGCAGGAGACGTTCCTCAACATCACGCGCGAGGACCTCATCGACCGCGTGAAGCGATGCTGGGCGAGCCTGTTCACGCAGCGCGCCATCTACTACCGCGAGGAACAGGGCTTCGACCACGACATCGTCGACATCGCGGTCGTCGTCCAGCGCATGGTCGACGCCGAGAAGTCCGGCGTGATGTTCACGAGCCACCCGTCGACGGGCGCCCACGAGGCCATCATCGAGGCCGCGTGGGGCCTCGGCGAAGCCGTCGTCTCCGGCTCGGTCTCCCCCGACAACTACGTCGTCGACCGTGACGCCGGTGCCGTCGAGGAGGTCACCGTCGCGGACAAGAAGCTGATGCACGTCAAAGACCCCGACACCGGGGAGACCGTCGAGCGCGCGGTGCCCGACGAGAAGCGCGAACAGCGCGTGCTCTCGGACGACGAAATCGAAGCGCTGGTCGCCATCGGCGAACGCGTCGAGGACCACTACGACAGCCCACAGGACGTCGAGTGGGCGATGGTCGACGGCGACGTCTACATGCTCCAGTCGCGACCAATCACCACCATCAACGAGGACGACGAAGACATGGCTGAAGACAACGGCAACGACGGCGAAGCGCTCGTGAACGGGCTCGGTGCGAGTCCGGGCGTCGCGTCCGGCGCGGCGCGCGTCGTCACCCAACTCGACCAACTCGACAAGGTCGGCGAGGGCGACATCATCGTCACCGAGATGACCACGCCGGACATGGTGCCCGCGATGAAACGCGCCGCCGGCATCGTCACCGACGAGGGCGGCATGACGAGTCACGCGGCTATCGTCTCCCGCGAACTCGGCTGTCCCGCCGTTGTCGGCGCGACCGACGCCACCAGCACGCTCCACGACGACCAAATCGTCACGCTCGACGGCGACCGCGGCGTCGTCACCGAGGGCCGCGTCGAGGGCAGCGAAGAGAAAGACCCCGTCGAGGACGCACGCCCCACCACGCCCGTGAAGCCGATGACCGCGACCGAAGTGAAGGTCAACGTCTCCATCCCGGAGGCCGCCGAGCGCGCCGCCGCGACGGGCGCCGACGGCGTCGGCCTGCTCCGCATGGAGCACATGATTCTCTCCACGAACAAGACCCCCGAGCGCTACGTCGCCGAC
The nucleotide sequence above comes from Halobacterium litoreum. Encoded proteins:
- the ppsA gene encoding pyruvate, water dikinase; this encodes MAVRWLEDIRADDIDSVGGKGASLGELTDAGLPVPPGFVVTAGTYRSFIEEAGIDDDLFAAVDVDPEDSAALADAEARAKDLILNTELPESIRDDILSSYDELDDGEAFVAVRSSATAEDLPDASFAGQQETFLNITREDLIDRVKRCWASLFTQRAIYYREEQGFDHDIVDIAVVVQRMVDAEKSGVMFTSHPSTGAHEAIIEAAWGLGEAVVSGSVSPDNYVVDRDAGAVEEVTVADKKLMHVKDPDTGETVERAVPDEKREQRVLSDDEIEALVAIGERVEDHYDSPQDVEWAMVDGDVYMLQSRPITTINEDDEDMAEDNGNDGEALVNGLGASPGVASGAARVVTQLDQLDKVGEGDIIVTEMTTPDMVPAMKRAAGIVTDEGGMTSHAAIVSRELGCPAVVGATDATSTLHDDQIVTLDGDRGVVTEGRVEGSEEKDPVEDARPTTPVKPMTATEVKVNVSIPEAAERAAATGADGVGLLRMEHMILSTNKTPERYVADHGEDAYVQELVDGIRGVAEEFYPRPVRVRTLDAPTDEFRQLEGGNDEPHEHNPMLGYRGIRRSLDRPDVFKHELEAFRELYEMGYDNVEVMFPLVNDADDVRRARELMSEAGIDTEKRTWGVMIETPAAALSIDGLAAEGIDFASFGTNDLTQYTLAVDRNNGNVADRFDELHPSVLNLIEQTIEACREHDVATSICGQAGSKPEMVDFLVETGISSISANIDAVRDVQHEVKRVEQRLVLDSVRE